The Verrucomicrobium spinosum DSM 4136 = JCM 18804 genome includes a region encoding these proteins:
- the rsgA gene encoding ribosome small subunit-dependent GTPase A — translation MPVALADLGWNDTFEKEFAPCAANGWVPARLIRDNKITYGALTVEKGRFEEYEVVMSGKVYHDAATDAELPAVGDWVALELGDEDRDTVIRARLSRQTCLSRKSAGHSTEEQVIVANPTIVVVVTESGPDLNLRRMERYFTVIGRSGARAVVLVNKSDLFPADQNQEAVEAIRKLNPDAEVHLCSAMKPRLFKQTLKPYLTKGQTLAFIGSSGVGKSALINELLGDEFQFTGEVNEITGKGRHTTTARELMVLRKGGIVVDNPGIKEIQMWTDETILRERFADIDELAMQCRFQDCKHGKDVGCAIRIAVEEGRLDPERHLGYLKLDEEIAKLLKRKKTRQMTVERRFKRDHKIKARNRTDRMEYEQDLRPRA, via the coding sequence GTGCCTGTTGCCCTCGCTGATCTAGGTTGGAATGACACGTTTGAGAAGGAGTTCGCCCCCTGCGCTGCGAACGGCTGGGTGCCTGCGCGCCTGATCCGCGACAACAAGATCACCTACGGAGCGCTCACGGTCGAGAAGGGCCGCTTTGAGGAGTACGAGGTGGTCATGAGCGGCAAGGTGTACCATGACGCCGCCACCGACGCCGAACTGCCCGCCGTGGGGGACTGGGTGGCGCTGGAACTGGGTGACGAAGATCGCGACACCGTCATCCGGGCCCGGCTCTCCCGGCAGACCTGCCTCTCCCGCAAGTCAGCAGGCCACAGTACGGAAGAGCAGGTCATCGTGGCCAATCCCACCATCGTGGTGGTGGTGACGGAGAGCGGCCCCGATCTCAACCTCCGTCGCATGGAGCGGTACTTCACCGTCATCGGTCGCAGCGGCGCCCGCGCCGTGGTGCTGGTGAACAAGTCTGACCTCTTCCCGGCAGACCAGAACCAGGAGGCGGTGGAGGCGATTCGCAAGCTCAATCCCGATGCGGAGGTGCACCTCTGCAGCGCCATGAAGCCGCGCCTCTTCAAGCAAACGCTCAAGCCCTACCTCACCAAGGGGCAGACGCTGGCCTTCATCGGCTCCAGCGGCGTGGGCAAGTCCGCCCTCATCAATGAACTGCTGGGAGACGAGTTCCAGTTCACCGGCGAGGTGAACGAGATCACGGGCAAGGGCCGCCACACCACCACGGCACGGGAGCTGATGGTGCTGCGCAAGGGCGGGATCGTGGTGGACAACCCGGGGATCAAGGAGATCCAGATGTGGACGGACGAGACGATCCTGCGGGAACGCTTTGCCGACATCGATGAGCTGGCCATGCAGTGCCGTTTTCAGGACTGCAAACATGGCAAGGACGTAGGCTGCGCCATCCGCATCGCGGTGGAAGAGGGCCGCCTGGACCCCGAACGGCACCTGGGCTACCTGAAGCTGGATGAAGAAATCGCCAAGCTGCTCAAGCGCAAGAAGACGCGCCAGATGACCGTGGAGCGGCGCTTCAAGCGGGATCACAAGATCAAGGCCCGCAACCGCACCGACCGGATGGAATACGAGCAGGATCTGCGCCCCCGGGCCTGA
- a CDS encoding GIY-YIG nuclease family protein: MKPRPEVNAGLAGGRDLPDSPAPTMSLNPSPSPSPSRSRKQDRASRRKKRPAPDAYDDVGTGAGTGAEAGMEAPAAPSPVAVAAAVTWWLYVLRCADRSLYCGITNDVEKRLARHNAGTGARYTRGRGPLVLERSWPAGSKPEALKMELRFKKLRKARKEQAVRET, encoded by the coding sequence GTGAAACCCCGGCCGGAGGTGAACGCAGGCTTGGCAGGCGGCCGGGATCTGCCAGATTCCCCGGCACCCACCATGAGCCTGAACCCGAGCCCGAGCCCCAGCCCCAGCCGGAGTCGCAAGCAAGACCGGGCCTCCCGCCGGAAGAAACGCCCCGCCCCTGATGCGTATGATGACGTTGGAACTGGCGCTGGAACTGGGGCGGAAGCGGGCATGGAGGCACCCGCTGCGCCCTCGCCCGTGGCGGTGGCGGCGGCGGTGACTTGGTGGCTCTATGTGCTGCGTTGTGCAGACCGCTCCCTGTACTGCGGCATCACCAACGATGTGGAGAAGCGTCTGGCCCGCCACAACGCCGGCACCGGAGCCCGGTACACCCGCGGTCGCGGCCCCCTGGTGCTGGAGCGCTCCTGGCCCGCAGGATCCAAACCCGAAGCCCTGAAGATGGAATTGCGGTTCAAGAAACTACGCAAGGCCCGCAAGGAGCAGGCGGTGCGGGAGACATAA
- a CDS encoding FKBP-type peptidyl-prolyl cis-trans isomerase, which produces MSDIALAKGEKFLEDNAKKEGVTTTASGLQYKVLTPGTGKSPKATDTVLVHYRGTLISGTEFDSSYKRKEPISFPLNRVIAGWTEGVQLMQEGAKFEFYIPSKLAYGSRGAGRDIGPNEALIFEVELLKVN; this is translated from the coding sequence ATGTCTGACATTGCCCTCGCCAAAGGCGAAAAATTTCTGGAAGACAACGCCAAAAAAGAAGGCGTGACCACCACCGCCAGCGGCCTCCAGTACAAAGTGCTCACCCCGGGCACCGGCAAGAGCCCCAAGGCCACCGACACCGTGCTGGTGCACTACCGCGGCACGCTGATCAGCGGCACGGAGTTCGACAGCTCCTACAAGCGCAAGGAGCCCATCAGCTTCCCCCTCAACCGCGTGATCGCAGGCTGGACGGAAGGTGTGCAGCTCATGCAGGAAGGCGCGAAGTTTGAGTTCTACATCCCCTCCAAGCTCGCCTACGGCAGCCGCGGTGCGGGCCGTGACATCGGGCCGAACGAGGCCCTCATCTTCGAAGTGGAACTGCTCAAGGTGAACTGA